A portion of the Gemmatimonadaceae bacterium genome contains these proteins:
- a CDS encoding GTPase domain-containing protein, whose translation MPIVNYTAREITCKIVYCGPGRSGKTSNLLHVYSELPEDRKGKMMSLATEADRTLFFDFLPVDLGKIADFSTRLQLYTVPGQVFYEATRRLVLQGADGVVFVADSQTKQLEDNIESLQDLHANLAAHDVDARNLPIVMQYNKRDLPATEIMPVDDLDDILNFRGVPSFPADAIRGTGVFESLRAISQLVFQRLDSTNGGAK comes from the coding sequence ATGCCCATCGTTAACTACACGGCGCGCGAAATCACTTGCAAGATCGTGTATTGCGGCCCGGGCCGGTCGGGGAAGACGAGCAATCTGCTGCACGTGTACAGCGAGCTTCCCGAGGACAGAAAGGGGAAGATGATGTCGCTCGCCACGGAGGCCGATCGCACGCTCTTCTTCGATTTCCTCCCCGTGGACCTGGGCAAGATCGCCGATTTCTCCACCCGCCTGCAGCTGTACACCGTGCCGGGCCAGGTTTTTTACGAGGCCACCCGGCGGCTCGTCCTCCAGGGCGCGGACGGCGTAGTGTTCGTGGCCGACAGCCAGACCAAGCAGCTCGAGGACAACATCGAGAGCCTGCAGGACCTGCACGCCAACCTCGCGGCGCACGACGTGGACGCGCGCAACCTCCCGATCGTGATGCAGTACAACAAGCGCGATCTGCCGGCGACCGAGATAATGCCTGTGGACGACCTGGACGACATTCTCAATTTCCGCGGCGTGCCCTCATTCCCCGCCGACGCGATCCGCGGTACGGGCGTGTTCGAGTCGCTGCGCGCGATCTCGCAGCTCGTCTTCCAGCGGCTCGATTCCACCAACGGGGGCGCGAAGTGA
- a CDS encoding YggS family pyridoxal phosphate-dependent enzyme, which translates to MPLSGSSQARAGGPRAAGGGAESGYAALPAALAEIRQRIDEARSRGGRGQDVRIVAVTKTHGPEAVAAAVRAGIGDVGENRVQEAIAKMSEVDVAVRWHLIGHLQRNKVREAGRFALIHSVDSERLAEALDREALRAGRTFDVLVQVNASGEASKGGFGTDEVPRVAERLKSMAGLRVTGSMTMAALGAGEPELRASFARARAARDVLSAAGHPAGEISMGMSQDYEIAVEEGATLVRLGTILFGARETR; encoded by the coding sequence ATGCCACTTTCCGGCTCGTCACAGGCCAGGGCGGGCGGCCCGCGCGCGGCCGGCGGGGGCGCGGAATCCGGCTACGCCGCGCTGCCGGCGGCGCTCGCCGAGATCCGGCAGCGCATAGACGAGGCGCGCTCGCGCGGCGGCCGGGGGCAGGACGTTCGGATCGTCGCCGTGACGAAGACGCACGGGCCGGAAGCGGTGGCCGCGGCGGTACGCGCGGGCATCGGCGACGTCGGGGAGAACCGCGTGCAGGAAGCGATCGCGAAAATGAGCGAAGTCGACGTCGCGGTCCGCTGGCATCTGATTGGGCATTTGCAGCGCAACAAGGTGCGCGAGGCCGGACGCTTCGCGCTGATACATTCGGTCGACAGCGAGCGTCTCGCCGAAGCGCTGGATCGCGAAGCGTTGCGGGCCGGTCGGACGTTCGACGTGCTGGTGCAGGTGAACGCGTCGGGCGAGGCGTCGAAGGGCGGCTTCGGGACGGACGAAGTGCCGCGCGTCGCGGAGCGCTTGAAGTCGATGGCCGGACTGCGCGTCACGGGATCGATGACGATGGCGGCGCTCGGCGCGGGCGAGCCGGAGCTGCGCGCGTCGTTCGCCCGCGCCCGCGCGGCGAGGGACGTTTTGTCGGCGGCCGGTCATCCGGCCGGCGAGATTTCGATGGGGATGTCGCAGGATTACGAGATCGCGGTCGAGGAAGGCGCTACCTTGGTGCGCCTCGGCACCATTCTGTTCGGAGCACGGGAGACACGATGA
- a CDS encoding RluA family pseudouridine synthase: MAEAGSEARLDLLVARRLDLSRTAAATLIANGHVTVAGRLEKASYRPVAGERVDVVIPPPETREILPEKIDLTVVHEDESLLVVDKPAGMVVHPAPGNWSGTLVNALLGREGRDIDGVPDRAGIVHRLDKETSGLLLVAKTERAQRLLGAAIADRRVTRRYAAMVWGHLDKDRLTIDRPIARDPNDRKRMAIVSTGRVARTDFVRLARYNSGDLLRAQLHTGRTHQIRVHLASIGKPVMGDDVYGGGGGRKLAALPPKRHFLHAAWLRFAHPETGATLDLRSPLPPELHRSLAAVAEDASLLQLADPLAELGFYAEIE; this comes from the coding sequence GTGGCTGAGGCCGGCTCCGAAGCGCGGCTAGATCTCCTCGTCGCGCGGCGGCTCGATCTCTCACGGACGGCGGCAGCCACGCTGATAGCCAACGGCCACGTGACGGTCGCGGGCCGCCTCGAGAAGGCGAGCTACCGGCCGGTCGCGGGCGAGCGCGTGGACGTCGTGATCCCGCCGCCCGAGACGCGCGAGATTCTCCCCGAGAAGATCGATCTGACGGTGGTCCACGAGGACGAGTCGCTGCTCGTCGTGGACAAGCCCGCCGGAATGGTGGTGCATCCCGCGCCGGGCAACTGGAGCGGAACGCTGGTCAACGCCCTCCTCGGCCGCGAAGGGCGGGATATCGACGGCGTGCCGGACCGCGCGGGAATCGTGCACCGGCTGGACAAGGAGACGTCCGGACTGCTGCTGGTCGCGAAGACGGAGCGGGCCCAGCGGCTGCTCGGCGCGGCCATCGCCGACCGGCGGGTGACGCGGCGCTACGCCGCGATGGTGTGGGGCCATCTCGACAAGGACCGGCTGACCATAGACCGTCCGATCGCGCGCGATCCCAACGACCGCAAGCGCATGGCGATCGTGTCCACGGGCCGCGTTGCGCGCACGGATTTCGTCCGACTGGCGCGGTACAATTCCGGCGACCTCCTGCGGGCGCAGCTGCACACGGGCCGCACGCATCAGATCCGCGTGCACCTCGCGTCCATCGGCAAGCCGGTGATGGGCGACGACGTGTACGGGGGAGGCGGCGGCCGCAAGCTGGCCGCCCTCCCGCCGAAGCGCCACTTCCTGCACGCCGCGTGGCTTCGCTTCGCGCACCCCGAGACGGGCGCGACCCTGGACCTTCGCTCTCCGCTCCCCCCGGAGCTCCACCGGTCGCTGGCGGCCGTCGCCGAGGATGCCTCACTGCTCCAGCTGGCCGATCCGCTGGCCGAGCTGGGGTTTTATGCGGAAATAGAATGA
- the lspA gene encoding signal peptidase II has protein sequence MESDRRNAPLFWSVVVGVVLVDIVTKAIAVYALVPQRIPRQVIGEYLRFTLVYNPGAAFGLHLGDYSRWIFTILTIGALYILSRLYRTTRADDWPRTLALALVCAGAIGNLIDRLRSQLGVVDFIDIGLGPDLRWWTFNVADMAVSTGAFMLAWVLWGEEKAEAIAPSQLSSKPNEI, from the coding sequence ATGGAAAGCGACCGGCGTAACGCGCCGCTGTTCTGGTCGGTCGTCGTCGGTGTGGTGCTGGTCGACATCGTCACGAAGGCCATCGCCGTGTACGCGCTCGTCCCGCAGCGGATTCCGCGGCAGGTGATCGGCGAGTATCTGCGATTCACGCTGGTGTACAATCCGGGAGCGGCTTTCGGGCTGCATCTGGGGGATTACTCGCGCTGGATCTTCACGATCCTCACGATCGGGGCGCTGTACATCCTCTCGCGGCTGTACCGCACCACCCGCGCGGACGACTGGCCCCGGACCCTCGCGCTCGCCCTGGTGTGCGCGGGCGCGATCGGCAACCTGATAGACAGGCTCCGCTCGCAGCTGGGCGTGGTGGACTTCATCGACATCGGGCTCGGCCCGGATCTGCGGTGGTGGACGTTCAACGTCGCGGACATGGCCGTGAGCACGGGCGCGTTCATGCTGGCGTGGGTTCTCTGGGGAGAAGAGAAGGCGGAAGCGATCGCCCCCTCGCAGCTCAGCAGCAAGCCGAACGAGATATAA
- the ileS gene encoding isoleucine--tRNA ligase, with the protein MSQAGADERPAPVGRGPALRYRQLPADLAPDDLERELLARWAEEKLFQRTLAASEGRPEFVFFEGPPTANGRPGIHHVFARTMKDLFCRHRAMRGFHVARKAGWDTHGLPVEIEVEKQLGISGKQDIERIGVEKFNQLCRESVFRYREDWQRMSERIAYWLDYDDAYASYTNDYIESVWWALKTLHERKLLYLGHKILPYCPRCGTSLSSHEVAQGYKDVSDPSVYVALDLVDDAAAAGAPRRRLLVWTTTPWTLVSNVALAVSPSIEYVELRKRGGKTNETIILAEARAAAVLGEDYRDRWESVATLGGASLAGRRYRRPLDWVPFDEGGGEHELIVVESFVSAEDGSGIVHMAPAFGADDYAAGRRHGLAFLQPVTGRGEFAADVPVVGNMFVKDADAKIVEELRARGVLWKAGKLEHSYPHCWRCDTPLLYYARTSWFIRTSSYKDAMLTRNARVDWHPPEIGEGRFGEWLVNNIDWAISRDRYWGTPLPLWVCDADPEHVEAIGGYAELARRWGRELPADFDPHKPYIDTYTWKCARCEGTMTRVPEVVDAWFDSGSMPFAQWHYPFENRDMVARYYPADFIAEGQDQTRGWFYSLLAIATGLGDALPNNLLEHEAVANEGVNTAPYRAVVVNGVLLDAKGEKMSKRLGNIVDPDALLPVHGADALRISLISASQVWMPRNFDEAAIRESAGRFLITLKNVYSGIFALYANFGWEPGGDDPAPADRPLIDRWVLSRLATVERETDALLERYESMLALRGLMEFFVDDVSNWYVRLNRHRFYDVERPDNRAAFATLHEVLAVSCRLLAPFAPFVSDWIHRELTGGSVHLSTYVRSDPAEVDIFLERGMESLRKLATLGRAAREEAGVRVRQPLSMMVCVVPDAATEAVRPLVPLLESELNVKAVEFVSSADTLVRLEAKPNFRSLGKKFGKNTPAAAQAVTQLGGDALRSFERGSPLFISVGEESHGLDPDDLTIIRRASGEMVVKEEGAYFAAIDATVTPELRAEGLARELVSRVQRLRKEAGFAVSDRISVVVWGDPVLEGAVEAHREWIAEEVLARELATGGSASRNAAQAVDLDGVAAHVALKRVG; encoded by the coding sequence GTGAGCCAGGCAGGCGCTGACGAGCGTCCGGCTCCGGTCGGACGCGGTCCGGCATTGCGGTACCGCCAGCTTCCGGCCGACCTCGCGCCCGACGACCTCGAGCGCGAGCTGCTCGCGCGCTGGGCGGAGGAGAAGCTGTTCCAGCGGACTCTCGCCGCGAGCGAGGGACGGCCGGAGTTCGTCTTCTTCGAGGGACCGCCCACCGCGAACGGCCGCCCGGGGATCCATCACGTGTTCGCCCGGACGATGAAGGACCTGTTCTGCCGCCACCGCGCCATGCGCGGCTTTCACGTCGCGCGCAAGGCGGGCTGGGACACGCACGGCCTGCCGGTGGAGATCGAGGTAGAGAAGCAGCTCGGCATCAGCGGCAAGCAGGACATCGAGCGCATCGGCGTGGAGAAGTTCAACCAGCTGTGCCGCGAGAGCGTGTTCCGGTATCGCGAGGACTGGCAGCGCATGAGCGAGCGGATCGCGTACTGGCTGGATTACGATGACGCCTACGCGAGCTATACCAACGATTACATCGAGAGCGTCTGGTGGGCGCTGAAGACGCTGCACGAGCGCAAGCTGCTGTACCTCGGCCACAAGATCCTGCCGTACTGCCCGCGCTGCGGCACGTCGTTGTCGAGCCACGAGGTGGCGCAGGGCTACAAGGACGTCAGCGATCCCAGCGTGTACGTCGCGCTCGATCTCGTCGACGACGCAGCCGCGGCCGGCGCGCCGCGGCGCCGCCTGCTGGTGTGGACGACGACGCCGTGGACGCTGGTGTCGAACGTAGCGCTGGCGGTGAGCCCCTCGATCGAGTACGTGGAGCTGCGGAAGCGCGGCGGCAAGACCAACGAGACGATCATCCTGGCGGAGGCGCGCGCCGCCGCCGTGCTGGGAGAGGATTACCGCGACAGGTGGGAGAGCGTGGCGACGCTCGGCGGCGCCTCGCTCGCCGGCAGGCGCTACCGCCGGCCGCTCGACTGGGTGCCGTTCGACGAGGGCGGCGGCGAGCACGAGCTGATCGTGGTCGAGTCGTTCGTGAGCGCGGAGGACGGGAGCGGCATCGTGCACATGGCGCCGGCGTTCGGCGCCGACGACTACGCGGCCGGACGGCGGCACGGGCTCGCCTTCCTCCAGCCGGTGACGGGGCGCGGCGAGTTCGCCGCGGACGTCCCGGTTGTGGGCAACATGTTCGTCAAGGACGCGGACGCGAAGATCGTCGAGGAGCTGCGCGCGCGCGGCGTGCTGTGGAAGGCGGGGAAGCTGGAGCACTCCTACCCACACTGCTGGCGGTGCGACACGCCGCTGCTGTATTACGCGCGCACGTCCTGGTTCATCCGCACCAGCTCGTACAAGGACGCCATGCTCACGCGCAACGCGCGCGTGGACTGGCATCCGCCGGAGATCGGCGAAGGGCGGTTCGGCGAGTGGCTGGTGAACAACATCGACTGGGCGATCTCGCGCGACCGGTACTGGGGCACGCCGCTGCCGCTGTGGGTGTGCGACGCCGATCCGGAGCACGTCGAGGCGATCGGCGGCTACGCCGAGCTGGCGCGGCGCTGGGGCAGGGAGCTGCCGGCGGACTTCGATCCGCACAAGCCGTACATAGACACGTACACGTGGAAGTGCGCGCGGTGCGAGGGCACGATGACGCGCGTGCCGGAGGTGGTGGACGCGTGGTTCGATTCGGGGTCGATGCCGTTCGCGCAGTGGCACTACCCGTTCGAGAATCGCGACATGGTCGCGCGCTACTACCCGGCGGATTTCATCGCCGAGGGACAGGACCAGACGCGCGGCTGGTTCTACTCGCTGCTGGCGATCGCGACGGGGCTCGGCGACGCGCTGCCGAACAACCTCCTCGAGCACGAGGCGGTCGCGAACGAGGGCGTGAACACGGCGCCGTATCGGGCGGTCGTGGTCAACGGCGTGCTGCTCGACGCGAAGGGCGAGAAGATGTCGAAGCGCCTCGGCAACATCGTCGACCCCGACGCGCTGCTCCCTGTGCACGGCGCCGATGCGCTCCGGATCTCGCTCATCTCGGCGAGCCAGGTCTGGATGCCGCGGAACTTCGACGAGGCGGCGATCCGCGAGAGCGCGGGCCGGTTCCTGATCACGCTGAAGAACGTGTACTCGGGAATCTTCGCGCTGTACGCGAACTTCGGCTGGGAGCCGGGCGGCGACGATCCCGCGCCCGCCGACAGGCCGCTGATCGACCGCTGGGTGCTCTCCCGCCTCGCGACCGTCGAGCGCGAGACCGATGCGCTATTGGAGCGGTACGAGTCGATGCTCGCGCTCCGCGGGCTGATGGAGTTCTTCGTGGACGACGTCTCCAACTGGTACGTGCGGCTCAACCGGCACCGGTTCTACGACGTTGAGCGGCCGGACAACCGCGCCGCGTTCGCGACGCTGCACGAGGTGCTCGCCGTGAGCTGCCGGCTGCTCGCCCCGTTCGCGCCCTTCGTCTCCGACTGGATCCATCGCGAGCTCACCGGCGGCTCGGTGCATTTGTCCACCTACGTACGCTCCGACCCCGCTGAAGTCGATATCTTTCTGGAGCGCGGAATGGAGTCGCTGCGGAAGCTCGCGACCCTGGGCCGCGCCGCGAGAGAGGAGGCCGGCGTACGGGTCCGGCAGCCGCTCTCGATGATGGTGTGCGTTGTGCCGGACGCGGCCACGGAAGCGGTGCGCCCGCTGGTTCCGCTGCTGGAGTCCGAGCTCAACGTGAAGGCGGTGGAGTTCGTGTCGTCGGCCGATACGTTGGTGCGGCTCGAGGCGAAGCCGAACTTCCGCTCGCTGGGGAAGAAATTCGGAAAGAACACGCCGGCCGCGGCGCAGGCAGTGACTCAACTTGGCGGCGACGCGCTCCGGAGCTTCGAGCGCGGCTCGCCGTTGTTTATTTCGGTGGGTGAGGAATCGCACGGGCTGGACCCGGATGATCTGACCATCATCCGGCGGGCCTCCGGCGAGATGGTGGTAAAGGAGGAAGGGGCGTATTTCGCCGCGATCGACGCGACGGTGACGCCCGAGCTGCGCGCCGAAGGATTGGCACGCGAGCTCGTCAGCAGGGTACAGCGATTGCGAAAGGAAGCGGGGTTCGCGGTTAGCGATCGGATTTCGGTCGTAGTGTGGGGGGATCCGGTGCTGGAGGGCGCGGTGGAGGCCCATCGCGAGTGGATCGCCGAGGAAGTACTGGCGCGCGAGCTTGCAACCGGCGGGAGCGCCTCACGGAACGCGGCACAGGCGGTGGACCTCGACGGGGTCGCCGCCCATGTCGCCTTGAAGAGGGTAGGATGA
- a CDS encoding TraR/DksA C4-type zinc finger protein, producing the protein MAPAASSGEKKPKSMTKKMLGHFEKRLLEERKRVLRELGHYDETFGSTEQGADGDLSSYSFHMADQGTDAMEREKAFLFASQEGRFLWHIDEALRRLYRSPETFGKCHNCGNDIGYDRLDALPHARFCIECKQREEDGKRPA; encoded by the coding sequence ATGGCACCTGCAGCTAGCAGCGGCGAGAAGAAGCCCAAGTCGATGACCAAGAAGATGCTCGGCCACTTCGAGAAGCGGCTGCTCGAGGAGCGCAAGCGCGTGCTGCGCGAGCTGGGGCATTACGACGAGACTTTCGGCTCGACCGAGCAGGGCGCCGACGGCGACCTCAGCTCCTATTCATTCCACATGGCGGACCAGGGCACGGACGCCATGGAGCGCGAGAAGGCGTTCCTCTTCGCGAGCCAGGAGGGACGGTTCCTCTGGCACATCGACGAGGCCCTCCGCCGGCTGTACCGCTCGCCGGAGACGTTCGGGAAGTGCCACAACTGCGGCAACGACATCGGCTACGATCGCCTCGACGCGCTGCCGCACGCGCGCTTCTGCATCGAGTGCAAGCAGCGGGAAGAAGATGGAAAGCGACCGGCGTAA
- a CDS encoding DivIVA domain-containing protein: protein MIDESFHLTPLDVRRYDFGRAFRGYDPARVDQFRDQVAEEMERLARINQDLDAKARSFHEQLRSFRERDKALNDALVSAQQLRAEMREQAEREAQLIVREAQQDADKLLEGGRAELKKLEGEMEALTRSQRAFISQMRGLIARQMSEIDAADSPAHGSASRNTGTAQE from the coding sequence ATGATCGACGAAAGCTTCCATCTGACGCCGCTCGACGTACGTCGCTACGATTTCGGCCGCGCGTTCCGCGGCTACGATCCCGCGCGGGTCGATCAGTTCCGCGACCAGGTCGCCGAAGAGATGGAGCGGCTCGCCCGCATCAACCAGGACCTCGACGCCAAGGCGAGAAGCTTTCACGAGCAGCTCCGCTCTTTCCGCGAGCGCGACAAGGCTTTGAACGACGCGCTCGTGTCGGCGCAGCAGCTGCGCGCGGAGATGCGCGAGCAGGCCGAGCGCGAGGCGCAGCTCATCGTGCGCGAGGCGCAGCAGGACGCGGACAAGCTCCTCGAAGGGGGCAGGGCCGAGCTGAAGAAGCTCGAGGGCGAGATGGAAGCGCTCACCAGGTCGCAGCGCGCGTTCATCTCGCAGATGCGCGGGTTGATCGCGCGGCAGATGTCGGAGATCGACGCGGCCGACTCGCCCGCGCACGGGTCCGCTTCCCGCAACACCGGCACAGCCCAAGAGTGA
- a CDS encoding DUF4388 domain-containing protein encodes MAIRGSLREASLPDVLQLLSMGNNMGLLTIDRGDQVGRIYFDGGRIAYAEIEHRHLSAEEAVYLMFTWDDGAFNFAPATPPPEGVPVSSIDPQSVLLEGARRVDEWAVVEKKVHSFDLVFALERQELLRTKLELTADQQALLPLIDGHRDVNALIEESGLGEFVVGKGLYGLITAGFVVEVGRSGAMPKPADGPDLDEHRNLGMAFFRAVMYDEAITEFTRVLELKEDDAPAAFYIGLISISRQDWATAASAFQRATVYAPEAVSPLHNLSYSLAKLGQMDKARRVCDEILARTERREPVILTWSGALAIQARNAKLANSELEAARQLWGGTKPPAVWYHHSALAAALEGDLLRAERILRDAIEAHPYGAALYNNLAVVLTRRGRYDEARVAAEQGIAANASLPQLHANLGDVLLHTGMHAEAQAAYRRGRQSALR; translated from the coding sequence ATGGCGATTCGAGGCAGCCTGCGCGAGGCGAGCTTGCCCGACGTGCTGCAGCTGCTCTCGATGGGCAACAACATGGGTCTGCTCACCATCGACCGTGGGGATCAGGTAGGCCGGATCTACTTCGACGGCGGACGGATCGCCTACGCCGAGATCGAGCACCGCCATCTGTCCGCGGAAGAAGCGGTGTACCTCATGTTCACCTGGGACGACGGCGCGTTCAACTTCGCGCCCGCGACCCCGCCTCCTGAGGGCGTGCCGGTCTCGTCGATCGATCCGCAGTCCGTGCTGCTCGAGGGCGCGCGGCGGGTGGACGAATGGGCCGTGGTCGAGAAGAAGGTCCACAGCTTCGACCTGGTGTTCGCGCTCGAGCGGCAGGAGCTGCTCCGGACCAAGCTGGAGCTGACGGCCGATCAGCAGGCACTGCTGCCGCTCATCGACGGCCACCGCGACGTCAACGCGCTGATCGAGGAATCGGGGCTGGGCGAATTCGTGGTGGGGAAGGGGCTGTACGGTCTCATCACGGCCGGCTTCGTGGTCGAGGTCGGACGGTCCGGAGCGATGCCGAAGCCGGCGGATGGTCCCGACCTGGACGAGCACCGCAACCTCGGCATGGCGTTCTTCCGTGCCGTGATGTACGACGAGGCGATCACCGAGTTCACCCGCGTGCTCGAGCTCAAGGAAGACGACGCGCCGGCGGCGTTCTACATCGGGCTCATATCCATCTCGCGCCAGGACTGGGCAACGGCGGCGTCGGCATTTCAGCGGGCCACCGTGTACGCGCCGGAGGCGGTCTCCCCGCTGCACAACCTGTCGTACTCGCTCGCGAAGCTGGGGCAGATGGACAAGGCCAGACGCGTGTGCGACGAGATTCTCGCGCGCACGGAGCGGCGCGAGCCGGTCATCCTCACCTGGTCCGGCGCGCTGGCGATCCAGGCGCGCAACGCGAAGCTGGCCAACTCCGAGCTCGAGGCCGCGCGCCAGCTGTGGGGCGGGACCAAGCCGCCGGCGGTGTGGTACCACCACTCGGCGCTGGCCGCCGCGCTCGAGGGCGACCTGCTGCGCGCGGAGCGGATACTGCGAGATGCCATCGAGGCGCATCCGTACGGCGCCGCGCTGTACAACAACCTCGCCGTGGTGCTGACCCGGCGCGGCCGGTACGACGAGGCGCGCGTCGCGGCGGAGCAGGGAATCGCCGCCAATGCGAGCCTGCCGCAGCTGCACGCCAACCTCGGCGACGTCCTGCTGCACACCGGGATGCACGCGGAGGCCCAGGCGGCGTATCGGCGGGGGCGGCAGTCTGCGCTGCGCTAG